The proteins below are encoded in one region of Tachypleus tridentatus isolate NWPU-2018 chromosome 4, ASM421037v1, whole genome shotgun sequence:
- the LOC143248185 gene encoding AP-3 complex subunit beta-1-like, whose amino-acid sequence MAFEEVCPERIDLIHKNYRKLCNVVVDVEEWGQLVIIQMLTRYARTQFTDPNKHNSLEEVEDKSFYESDESDGKNQENRQKLYVMDPDHRMLLRNSKPLLQSEMLLGSQPFALRDPLPKV is encoded by the exons ATGGCTTTCGAGGAAGTTTGTCCTGAACGTATTGATCTTATTCATAAAAACTACCGTAAGTTGTGTAATGTGGTGGTGGATGTGGAAGAATGGGGTCAACTGGTCATCATTCAGATGTTGACCCGTTATGCAAGAACCCAGTTTACAGATCCAAATAAACAT AACTCACTTGAAGAAGTTGAAGATAAATCTTTCTATGAATCTGATGAGTCGGATGGAAAGAACCAGGAAAACAGACAGAAACTTTATGTGATGGATCCAGATCATAGAATGTTATTAAGGAATAGCAAGCCTTTACTTCAAAGCGAAATGCTGCT gggttcccaaccttttgcaCTTCGTGACCCCTTACctaaagtttga